In the genome of Terriglobales bacterium, the window TTAGGGCAGGTGCTCGCTCAGGTTCAGTGAGCTGTCACGTGTCCGGTGGTAGTCGGTTTGTTATTCGCGTGCGGTTTGGAGCTGTTGATTGCAGCAGCGCCATCTCCCGCGGAAACGAATTGTGCAAGCTGGGTCGCGATCTGGGCTGCAGAGGGCGATCCCAGACCGGTCGCAGCGTCCCATCCAGGTCCGGCGTTGAAGCCCGTAACTCCTGCGAAGGAATTATTGCCGCTGGTAACGTCAAAGAAGGACGTGGCGTAAGCTGGCCGCGCCTGACTCAGCTGGTACAGAGCTGCATTGATGAAGCCGAGGTTGTGCCCGGCCTTCTGGTCGGCGATCGCCGTGATTGCGGCCCACTGCGGTGATCCCGCACTGGTTCCTCCAAACAGCCACCAGCCGCCTCGAAAATTAACCAGCACGCCGTGGTAAACCGCAGCGTTATAGGAGACGTCGGGCGCTCCGCGTTGCTTTCCGCCATTTAGCGTGCCCTGCTGATTAAAGGGCTCATCGTAAACGACGCTGAATCCGCCGCCGGTGGCCTCGCCGCCAATGGCAGATTCGTTCCAGACGATCTCGCCCTGGTAGGCGCCGGCAGCAGGATTCTTGGTTGGATCGCAGCCGAGTTGAGCGAGGCAATAGCTTGCCGCATGCAGCTCGGTGCCGCCAACCGCAGTGACCAAAGGATCGGTCGCCGGCGACGATGCTGCCTTGACGAACGACTTTCCATCGCAGGATCCCTGCGTTGCGCCATAGTCTCCGGCAGACGCGAAGATGGTCATGTTCTTCGCCGTGGCGTCCGCAAACACCTGATGCTCCTGCCCAAGAAGAGTTGGGTCCATGCAGCTTTCGTTTTCTCCGAAGCTTTGCGAGATCACGTCGCCGAGATTGTGGTCGACTGCGTACTTGGTGGCGCTCAGCATGTCAGTGTCATAGTTGGTCTTTGCAACTACGAGGACGATATTTGCGCCGGGAGCGATGGCGTGGGCCCACTCCACGTCGAGCGTGGTCTCCTGTGCCCATCCCTCATCGAATACCGGAGAACCGTCCTTCTGAAGTTGGTAGCCGTCGGGCGCAATTACGGTAAGAGTTGGAGCGCTTGCATCCGTTGTATCGGCTCCGTTCATCTTGGGCAGACCGTAGAAGGTGTCGAACGCCGCCAAATCCGAGGGCAGGTAATAAGGATCCCCAAAGGCATCGATGATGACGATGGTCTTACCCTTGCCGGTATAGCCGGCGCTGATCAACTGGTCAGTTCCATAAGCGTGCCGCATCTGATACGGGTCGTAGCAGGTCGCCGACGACCTGCCCACCTGACAAGTGAAAAGACCGTAGTTGGAGCCAGCAGCAGCGGGAACCGCTTGAGGTCCGACCTTAGAGAAAGGTGAAGCCAGCGCGCGCTTCACGGGGTGTGCATCGGGGTTAAAGGTTTGGGCTGCCACAAAGCTGGTGCCTGTGGCGAGAACGAGAAGACACAGAAATCTTGGGGAACAGAATTTCATAGGGAATGGGGTCCTTACGTCCCGCGGATTTGAACTTGGCTTGCAACGGAGGAGTTCGGAAGGGACGTTGTACTACAAAGGTAGGGACGAAACGGACATCTTGTAAATGGCCGCGACATAGAAAAATTGCCCTAACCCCAGAGTTAGGTGAGAGGAACTGCTAGCTGCTAGCTCCTAGCTAACGGCCACAGCAACACCGGGGAAAACGGCACTCGGCAGTCGGCACTCGGCAGTCGGCGAAGGCAAGGGCAAAACCGATAACAAAGCTGCTGAGCTGCTAGCTCCTAGCTAACGGCAACAGCAACATCAGGAAACCGCACAACCACCACCTCACGAGCCAACTTCAGGCTCGCGGGGACCTCGCTACCGCAGGTGGGAGCAACACCAAAGGCAACGGCGCCACCCGCTACCACCCCACGAGCCAACTTCAGGCTCGCGGAGACCCCGGCTATTGCAGGTGGTTCTGTTAGACCCGCAGTGCACAGTCACAATTTGTGACAGACATTCCCTGTGTTTTTCCCTGATAGCTCGCGAGTTTTCGCGGTGAGGGTCGGCAAGTGCGCGGATTTCAACGGCATAGCTCGAAATTCTTTAAATACGCTGTTAATTCGCTGTTAATACGCTGGTTGGAGGGAAAATTTGCAGATTTTGGGCAGAATTCGAGGGTTTTTCGCCCGCCAATTTTTGATTTCGCTGTTTAATTCGCTGTTAACAGAAATGCGCAACTGATTTTGGCCCTCGATATCCGATGCTTATCTACCCTCTTCCTCCAAAAACTTCTCCACCTCCATAGCCGCCATGCAGCCTGTGCCGGCTGCGGAGATTGCCTGGCGGTAGCGGCGGTCCTGGACGTCGCCACAGGCGAAGACGCCGGGGACTTTGGTGAAGACGTAGTTTTTCGTCAGCAGGTAGCCATCTGGGTCGGTGTCCAGCTGGCCGTTGATCCACTTGGCGTTGGGTTCGTGGCCGATGCCCAGGAACATCGCGCTCGTCGGGAAATCCCATTGCGCGCCGGTCTTGAGATTGCGGAGGCGGAGGCCGGTGACTTCTTTCTTTTGCACGTCGTGAACCTCATCGACGACTGTGTCGATGAGGAATTCGATTTTGGGATGCTGGCGGGCGCGCTCGATCATGATCTTCGAGGCGCGGAAGACGTCGCGACGATGGATGATGGTTACTTTGCTGGCGAAGCGCGTGAGGAAGAGCGCTTCTTCCATTGCCGAGTCGCCGCCGCCGATGACGGTAATTTCTTTTCCGCTGAAGAAAAAGCCGTCGCAAGTCGCGCAGGAGGAGACGCCGTGTCCGATGAGCGCGTGCTCGCTGGGCAGGCCGAGCCATCGTGCGGAGGCTCCGCTAGCGATGATCAGCGTGCGCGTGAGCAACTGCTGGTCTTCGAGATTCAGTACAAATGGTCGCTTGGTGAAGTCAGCGCTGACCAAGTGCCCGATCTTGTAGTCAGTTCCGAAACGGGCCGCTTGCTTTTTGATGTTCTCGATCAGCTCAGGACCCTGAATGCCGTCGGGAAAGCCGGGAAAGTTCTCGACCAGGGTGGTCATGCTGAGCTGTCCGCCGGGCTCGTGGCCTTCGAGCACAAGTGGGTTCAGGTTGGCGCGAGCCGCGTAGATCGCGGCCGTAAGTCCGGAGCATCCGGAGCCAAGAATCACAACGTTGCGAACGGAATTGTCCATAAGTCTCGGAAGATTGGATTCGGCAGACTCGAATAAGACTCAAGCCGCGCGTTTTGGAACACACATTCTATAAGGTGAGCTCGTCAATGGGACGACACCGCATCGCGTGCGCCCTTCTTCGCGGGAGGCCGTGTGGATGATTCGGCGCTCAGCCAGACGATGTCGCTCGAGAGCATGCTTTTGAGGCGAAGGACGCGGCGATAGTCCGAGAGGATCGACGAGGCTTGCGAGAAGATAGCGTCGTACTTGGATTGATCGACGTTTTCGCATCTTGCCAGCGCGACCGTCGATTTGCCTGCACGCTCGACGCGAATGTGTGAGGCTGGTGTATCTGCAGCAAGCACGGCTGAGGGTTTGCTCACCGAGCTCGAAAGCTTGTCTTCGATCGATAGAGCGAGCAGATCTTTTACTTCGCGTCCACGGAAGACGAGCGTCTCTATCGTGTTGTCCGGATCGACGCTCAGCGAGTACTGCACGGTTGCCAGCGCGGACTCGCCCTTCACCTCACGACGCAGCCGGACGTATTTCGAGCGCGTTCCTTCTTCTACCGTCGCAACTCCACGGGAGATTTCATAGTCGGTATCGAACGCCGGAGATTTGGGCAGCTTTGCCAGCGCCGCTTTTAGCTCTTGTTGTTCGTCGGCGCTCGGAGTGCAAACGTTGATGACGTTCACCTTCACCGGTGGATTTTGCTCGTTCTTCGTATCGGGTGCCGCATTTTGAGCAAGCGCGGCGCAGGAGAGCAAAAAGATTGGCAACATTAAGCGCACGAAGCGGATTGTAGAACAAGAGCTGGGATGATCGCGCTTCTCGCGAGAAAGGACTCGAACATTAGCGCCGCATTGTAGGTTTGGGTGGAAGCCGCCGACTTTAATCGGGGGTGAGGCTGCAAGCCTCATCCATGGAAGGCACAGTTCGTGCGCGTGCTTTAGCGCTGGCGCACGCGCGAAGCGCGCTCATCATGCCGGCGTTCTGTACACGCGCGGTGCGTGCGCCAGCGCTAAAGCGCTTCCTTTTCTATGCTTTTGCATACGCACGGCTGCGCCGTGCGCCCCCGACTAAAGTCGGGGGCTTCCATCGAAGAAAAAAACGGCAGCCTTGCGGCTGCCGGCTTTCAATCGATTTGCCATTCATCTCTCGCGAATGTACTCGTTTGCGAGATTAGAACGTGATCTTCGCCGCTAACTGCAGTACTCGTCCCACATTGGCGCCGTTGTTGTTGATCGCCGCCGCCGATGCGAGTCCGAACGTGTTCACGCCCGCGCCGTTCGCGAGCGTTTGTGGGAGCAGGCAGCTCGTTCCCGTTGGAACGGCGCCGCACGCAGTTGTGCTGGTTGCGTACAGCGTGTTCTTCACCGCAGTAATGTTCTGGTGGTTGAAGAGGTTGAACGCTTCGGCAATCAACTGCAGCTTGGCGTGCTCGGTAATGGTTACGTTGCGCGTGATGCGCGGATCGAAGGTGTAGATCGCCGGCATCCGGAATTGATTGCGGACCGTTCCCGGCGCGCGCTCGTTGCGGCTGTTGCCGTCAGCATTGAGATCGCTGCTGACCAGCGCCGTGTATGGCTGCCCGCTCTGAGCGTTGAACGCTCCCGCGAGTTCCCATCCGCCGAGCAGTGCTCGCTCGTAACCGTTCATTCCTTGCGTGTAGTGATCGAGCTGCCACACGCCGCTAAGGATGAAGCGATTACGAACATCATCGTCGCCGGACGCACGATCCAGACTAATGTGTAGCGGATCGTAGACCATCTTGCCATCGTCGGTTCCGGGCACAACGGCGGTTGCGTCCGGACGATCGTCGATCACGTGACTCCATGTGTAGGAAGTCAGCACCTGGAAGTTGTGCGCAAAGCGCTTGTTCAACTCCAACGAGAGTCCGTTGTAATTCGACCCGGCGTTGCTCTCGAACTCGAAGATGCGGCTGAATCCCCCGATCGGACGCGCAGCGGGGAACTTGTTGTAGGTGAGCGTTGCGCCGGTTCCTGCAACCACTGCGGTAGCAGGAGTTTCCGCACTGCTCAGGTTGATGTCACGCGTGCGCTGGATGTGCACACCATGTACGCCGGTGTAAGCGAGCGTGACTGAAGTGTCCGCTGCGATCTGGCGCTCGACGGCCAGGTTGTACTGCTCAACATAGGGCTGCTGATAGTTCTTGGCGAATAGCAGGATGCTGGGCGTAGCCGTCGCGAAGCCTGTCGGAGGGGCGCAGCCTGAATTTGCCTGTGGAGCTCCGCAAAGAGTGTTCGGATACGAAACCGGGAGCTGTGTGACGTTCGTCGGTCCGGTGCCCACGGTGAGTGTGAGCGTTTGGACGTTGATGCCATTGTTCGACAAAGCCGTGCCGTACATGATCGACGGCGTATTTGCGAAGAAGATGCCGTAACCTCCGCGCACTACCGTCTGAGCGTTATCGAATGGCTGCCACGCAAAACCAAGACGTGGAGCGATGTTGTTGTGGTCGTTCGGAATCTTGCTCGTGTCAAGACCTGCCGCAAGCGCGGCTGGATTCTGCACGGTCGGCTGCTTCACCGTCTCAAGATCGTAGCGGAGACCGAGGTTGAGTGTGAGCCGGTTGCTGACGCGATAGTCGTCCTGGACAAAATAAGCTTGCTGCAGCAGATCGGGATGAGTAGTTGCTCCCGTTGTTCCCGCTCCGGGAAACGCCTCGAGGAAGGAATCTCCGGCGGTCTTTGCCGGCTGTCCGAGCAAGCTGTTGCCGAAATCGTCGAGATTGACGAATGTGTACGAGCCGGAGAAGTTGCCCGGAAAGAAGTTGAGAATCTTATCTACCAGTTCGTCAGCGCCCAGTTTGAACGAATGGCGTCCCCAGACATACGAGACCGTGTCGCCGTACTCCTGGCGGTGAATCGTGGTTTCGCGAGGACTGAACGAGTTGCGTCCGACGAACAGCGTCTGTCCTGAGAAGCGCACCTGCGCTTCGGGATTGATGCTGTTGGCTTGTCCTGGCTCGCTGTCGCGCTGGTAGCTGAACTTCAGCACATTCACCAGAGTTGGGCGAAGCGTTGATGTGAGCTGAGCGTTGAAGCTGTCGCTGTTCACGAGCGAGGCGCCGGTATGCTCAAAGGCGCTGGTGGTACCGCTATTTTCTAATCCCTGACCCGTGAATCTTTGAGCGTTGTAACGCGCAGAGAGTTGATGGCGATCATTAATATTCCAGTCGCCTTTGCCGAGGTATACGTCCTGATTAAAGGTGCGGTCGTAGTTGTTGATGCGCGAAGCAAGATAATTCACCGCAGCGGTTTGCGCCGGACCCACAGGCGTCGGCAGCGTTACCAAAACGGGATTGCCTGTCACGTTACGCTGTCCGTCGTAGTCGAAGAAGAAGAACAGCTTGTCCTTCTTGATGGGTCCGCCGACATTTCCGCCGAACTGGTTGAAGTGATAGCCCGGCTTGAGCGGAAGCGGCTTACCCGCTCCGGCTGCGAATGCGCGCTGCAGGCTGTAAATGGGATCGTTGGCGTTCAGGCCGCGATCGCGGAAGAACTCAAACGCCGTTCCGTGAAAATTATTGGTTCCCGATTTGGTAACCACGTTGATGACCGCGCCGCCGGCGCGTCCGAGCTCGGCAGAGTATCCGTTGGTGTTGACCTGGAATTCCTGCACGGCATCCTGGCTGAACTGATACGGTGCGCGACCGGAGCCGGTGCGTCCCAGCGTTTGTCCGAAGAAAGTGTTGTTGTTGTCGGTGCCGTCAACCGTGAGCGAGTTCAAGGTGCCGCGCTGTCCGGCAAAGCTCAGATCGCCGCCACGGACGTCGCGTACAACTCCGGGGGTTAGCAGAGTGAAATCGAGGAAGTTGCGGCCGTTTGTGGGCAGGTTCGCAATCTGACGATCGCCGACGGTGTCGCTCTGGCTGGTGCGCGTCGTCTCAACGACAGGCGCCTCGGCGGTCACCTGCACGCTTTGCACTCCGGTTGCGAGCGGCAACTTCAGGCTAAGGTCGATCTTACTGCCAACGGTGATCTGCACGTTCTGAGTCAGTGTGTTAAATCCGTCGTGGGCAGCGGCGACTTTGTATGGACCCACAGGCAAGAGCGGAAAGACAAACAGGCCGTCGCCGTTACTCGTTGTGTTGAACGTCTCACCAGTGGCCGTGTTGGTTGCCGTGATTTTGCTGTTGGTCAGCACCGCGCCTGATGGATCGGAAGTGGTTCCGGAAAGCGTTCCCTGGCTGACTTGGCCGAAGGCCCCGACAGCAAGAGCAATAAACATCAACGCAGCGACAAGCGATTGCGAGATCCGGCGAACGGTGGTTGAGCCGGGATCAAAGCACGCAGAAGACATAGTATCGACCTCCATCGGGATTGAATCGTCGCGGAACGGCGAGTGGCCTTGAGAATCTGGCCATCGAGTCTCTTCCGCAGTCTGAGAACTTCAGTGTTCTACCCAAAGAAGAACAGAAGATGAAAACCAGGGCATTGCACACGACACCAGGATCAGAAAACTCGAATCCCAACGCCAAAGCAGAGTAGAAGCTGTTTTGAAAAGAATACCCGAAAATCAGTTGAGGATATCTTGAGGATTTCTCGTGCCTCAGAATTCGTGCAACCGTGGGATGGGGCGGGCCCGTTGAAGGACAAACTGCAAACTAACTTATCCGCAGCTTGCGAAGCAATTCATCAACGCTCGCACGGGGGAATTGACCGGGCACAGCCTCTTCCCCGTCGTTCTCAACAACCACGTGGATGCCGGCGCCGGCCAGCAGATCGATCGCGCGCCTGTTCCAATTTGAAACAATTACAAGGTCGGAGACTGCTGAGCCGGCCGCATAGTTCTGAAGCACATCAAGAATGGGATCGTTTGAAGAGAGGCGAACTACCAGGCCTGCATCTCTCGATCGGCTCTCGCCAGGTGCGTGCAGCGCCTCGACAATCATTCCGGCAGCGATGGTGTTATTGCTGTCGGGGTCAATCAGAATGAAGCTGCCTGTCCGACGGTTCTGCGCATACCCATCAAAAATAATCGTGCGATCAGCTTCAATCGCTACAGTCCCAATATCGTTCATGTTTAACGAGCGTGCCGAATCGGAACGCAATGAGTGAATGTCTAGCTTAGTTTCCACTTGAACCCGTGCACGCGTCATCTGGGACGTATGTTTCAGGAGGTATTTTCGAGTACTGTCGAGCGGTTGCTCGGAGAACCAGATCAGTTGTGCACGAAGCGCCTGCGTAGTTTGCGGCGTATCCGACGATGAAGCGAGAACGTCGCCACGACTGATGTCGATCTCGTCGCCGACGGTTAACGTGACAGATTGAGGTGCGCTGGCCGAGTGGAGTTCTCCATCGTAGGTCACGATCGACTTCACACGCGTCCGTCGTCGCGACGGAAGGACGATAACTTCGTCGCCGACCGATACAGTTCCGGCAGCAATCTGTCCTGAGTATCCGCGGAATTGACTGGTGCGCTGAACGAGTTGGACAGGCAAGCGGAACGGCTGGGAGTGCTCAGCTTTTTGCAGGTCTACCGACTCCAGATAATCGAGCAGAGCCGGCCCTTTAAACCACGGCGTGACGGAACTACGGTGGACGACATTGACACCCGAATTGGCGCTTACGGGAAAGAACTCAACAGTTTCAAAGTCAAAATCTTGAAGAGCGTCCAACAACTGTTTGCGTAACGAGAGAAAGACGGCTTCAGAGTACTCGACCAGGTCCATCTTGTTGATCAACACCACAAGATGGCGAATTCCAAGAAGTCCGATGATAAAAGCGTGTCGCTTTGATTGTGGCTGAATTCCTCGGCTTGCATCAACTAGTAAGATCGCGAGGTCGGCAGTCGACGCTCCGGTGGCCATATTGCGCGTGTATTGCTCATGGCCAGGAGTATCGGCGAGAATGAATTTACGCTTTGCTGTGCTGAAATAACGATAGGCAACATCGATAGTGATGCCTTGCTCGCGTTCAGCACGCAGACCATCAGTTAGCAAGGCCAGTTCAAGGCCACCGCGGGAGGCACGTTTAACGGCGTGCAGTTGGTCCTCATAGACGCTCTGAGAGTCGTAGAGTAATCGGCCGAGCAGAGTAGATTTACCATCGTCCACACTGCCGGCGGTTACAAGACGCAGTAGGTCCTTCTGTTGCTCTGAATAGAGAAACTCTTCTGCAGTTAAAGCCGCCCTGGCAACTGTACTCAAAAGTACCCCGCTCTCTTCTTCAACTCCATCGAGCCATCCTGATCGTGATCAATGACACGGTTTTCTCGTTCCGACCGCCGGAAAGAGACGAGCTCCTCAATAATCTTCGGCAGGGTGTCCGCTTCTGAGCGTATCGCGCCGGTGCACGGACTGCATCCCAGCGATCGCATGCGGCACATTACGAGTTGCGGTGTTTCGCCTGGCAGCCGCGGAACGAACGACTGCTCGAGAGAGATCAACTGTTCGCCTCGCACAAGCACCTGTCGCGACTTGGCAAAATACATCGGCACGAGAGGGATGTTTTCCTCATGGATGTACTGCCAAATGTCCATTTCAGTCCAGTTCGACAGTGGGAAGACGCGTACGCTCTCTCCTGGACCAATACGGCTGTTATAGAGATTCCAGGGCTCGGGCCGCTGCCGCTTTGGGTCCCATTGTCCTTTGGCATCGCGGACCGAGTAGATGCGCTCCTTGGCGCGCGACCGCTCCTCGTCCCGACGGGCCCCGCCGAACGCGGCATCGAAGCCACCTTCACGTAGTGCATCAAGAAGCGATTGCGTTTTCAGCAGCTCGCAGCAACGCTGCGTGCCCACCTTAAACGGATTTGTCCCTGCATCGAGTGCGGCCTTATTTGTGTGCACGATCAGCTTCAGGCCAAGCTGTGCCGCCTGTCGGTCGCGGAATTCGATCATCTCGCGAAACTTGTAGCTGGTATCGATGTGCAGTAATGGGAATGGAATTTTTCCTGGATAAAAGGCTTTCTGCGCGATGCGCAGCATGACCGAAGAGTCCTTCCCAATCGAATACAGCATTACGGGTCGTTGAAATTCGGCGACGACCTCGCGAAAAATGTGAATACTCTCGGCTTCCAACGCCTGCAGGTGAGTCAGTTTCGTGCTCATCGAGCTGCTCCTGCTGAACGCGACGGAACAAGCTTGGGGCCTTCTGCTGTTTGTACAACGTGAAGTCCGCATTCTGTCTTCGCGAATCCCGACCAGCGGCCGGCGCGCGGATCTTCTCCTGGAAGCACAGCGCGCGTGCAATGTGTACAGCCGATACTGGGGTATCCGCGGTCGTGCAAAGGGTTATAGGGAACATTGCGTGAATGGATGTATTCCCAAACTTGAATTTCTGTCCAGTCCGCGATCGGATTTAGCTTCACTAATCCGAACTTCGCATCCCACTCCAGCTTGCGAGCGTTCGCGCGCGTCGGCGACTGCTCGCGGCGAATGCCGGTAATCCAGGCGGAGGAAGCTTTGAGTCTTTGCGTCAGCGGCTCCACTTTGCGAATTTGGCAGCAGAGATCGGGCTGGGTTTTCCAAAGCTCATCGCCGAACTTGCGAGCCTGAGATTCTGGGGTTAATTGGGGACGAAGGCGTTCAACGCTGATGCCGTATTTTTCCTCAATCCTGGAGATTAGCTCGTAAGTTTCCGAAAAAAGGAAATCGGTGTCGAGAGTGAAGACAGCGAAAGGAGCGCCGATTCGGGAGACCACGTCGATCAGCACCACATCTTCGGCTCCGAAGCTAGAGGCTAATGCGGCTTTTTCTCCAAAGTCGCGCGCAGCCCAGGCAAGAAGCTCTTCCGCGCTCCATCCCTCTGCCGCGGCTTGCGCCTTAACTAAGCTCTCCGTCATTTGTCACTCCCGGGCGACTCGCGCCCAAAACAAAACCCGCTCACTCGACGCTTACTTGCGTCTGGTGAGCGGGTTCGGGATCTCGAAACTTATCCGGACTCTAAATCATTGCTTTGCCAGAACGCAGCACAAGTGTCATCGCGCAACAACGACAACATGGCATCGCGTTCTGCAGGCGTTGATTCATCCGAGAAACTATTAGTACATTGGTGTTTGATGAAGTGTCAATCGAAAGCGTTGCGAACATTGCGCAAGCATGTTTCATATTGGCATCATCAGCAAATCAAATTTGTCCCATAGTCCAATTAAATTGCATCCCGCTTGACGTCTCGCGAATCTCTCCTGTACTTTGGCTAGGATGTCTAGTTCGACCTTACACATGGCTTGTCGATGCGCACTGTGCATCTGTACGTCGAAGTGTGGGTCGATGGAGGCGCCGTAGTATCTAGGTAAGCGCATAGGTTTTGCCAACGACCCACAAGCGATTTGTGGGTCGTTTTGTTTTTGGGCCACTTCCGCAGTTCACTCTAAAGAAAGACGCCGTAGACATGGAAGTCGTTCTCGGGTTTCTGATCGCAGCGACGGTCGGCATCACCGGCATCGGTGGCGGCAGTTTCACCACGCCCGCGCTGGTCCTGCTGATTGGACTTCCCGCGGGCGAAGCGGTTGGGACAGCGATGGTCTTCGCTGCTATCTTGCGATTGATCGCAGCGCCGTTCTACCTGGTGCGCCGGAGTGTTGACGCAAAATATCTACGTTTTCTCTTGATCGGTGCGGTACCTGGCCTGCTTCTCGGAACACTACTGCTCCGCCTGATGCGCACTCGAGCATGGAGCCCGCTAGCCTTGCTGATTATCGGGTTGATGCTCACGATTTCTTCCGGGTTGACCTTTGTTCCACGACTCCGGCATCCGCATCTCACGCGCGAACGCGGCCGCTGGCTCTCGCTTCTTGCGCTGCCGATTGGCATCGAGACTGGATTCTCTTCTGCTGGAGCAGGCGCGCTTGGCAGCATTCTCCTACTCAACTTTTCAGAACTGCCGGCGGCTACGGTGGTCGGGACGGATTTGCTTTTGGGAATCGTGCTTGCCGTTGTTGGCAGCATTTTTCATTTGAGTTGGGGATCGATTAGTACCGCCTCACTTGTGCGACTGCTCGCGGGCGGAATTCCGGGTGTGCTCGTCGGCTGCGCTCTGGCGAAGCGAGTGCCGGCGCAAAAGCTCCGATTAGCCGTAGCCGCAGTGGCGGTTGTGCTCGGGCTGCAGTTGATCTGGATCGGTGGTTCGCCGCTGGTTCGAACAGAGCAAGCAAAGACGGTCGTGCATCAAGGACCGAAGTCTTCAGAAACGGTTAAATCATCAGCATCAAACCTGCGCGCCGACGCTTCCCCGGGGGTGTTGCTCGAGTCCTTCTACTCCCTCCCAATCGGCGTCACTTTCATTGAGCGCTGTTGTCGATAACTAAGTTCCTGCCGCATACCCTTGCAAGAACTTTCCATCAACCGATTCGGAGAGAGAGCGTGTCGCGAAAAACTACAGTCTCGCAGCTAATTGCCTTTGCATTCCTCGCATCCTCGCAGGTTTTATTAGGGCAGGCCGTAGGCGCTTCCATTTCGGGAATCGTACTGGATTCCACGGGCGCATCGCTCCCCAAAGCGCAGGTGGTAATCAGGAATATTGAGACGGGCGCTCAACGCGAAGTTGTGACCGACGATTCCGGTCGATACTCGGCAGCGTCACTGCCGGTTGGAGCCTATGAAATACGCGTGCAAAAAGAAGGATTCAGTCCAGAGACGAAAGGCGGCATTCAGCTTGTCGTTGGCGAGAGCGCCTCCATAGACATCACGCTGCCGGTTGGCGAAGTGCGTGAAGAGGTGACGGTTGTAGAGGTTCCTCCGCTGGTGAGTCTCTCAACGCAGGACACGTCCGGGCTAGTGAATCAAAAGCAGGTGAAAGAACTTCCCCTCAACGGCCGCAGCTACGACCAGCTCCTCACGCTCAATCCCGGCGCAGTGAACTACACATCCGAGCGTTCGGGAGGAGTGGGAACGTCGAACTCAGCAGTCGGGAACATGTTTGCGATATCTGGTCATCGTCCACAGGAGAATCTGTTCCTGCTGAACGGAATTGAGTACACGGGAGCTTCGGAGATCAACATTACTCCAGGCGGAGCGAGCGGGCAGCTCCTCGGCGTCGATGCCGTGCGCGAGTTCAATGTTGTCGCGGGCACCTACGGCGCAGAATACGGCAAGCGACCGGGTGCGCAGGTAAGCATTGTGACCGCATCAGGTACGAACCAGATCCACGGCACCGCTTATGAATTTCTGCGCAACA includes:
- a CDS encoding S53 family peptidase, whose protein sequence is MKFCSPRFLCLLVLATGTSFVAAQTFNPDAHPVKRALASPFSKVGPQAVPAAAGSNYGLFTCQVGRSSATCYDPYQMRHAYGTDQLISAGYTGKGKTIVIIDAFGDPYYLPSDLAAFDTFYGLPKMNGADTTDASAPTLTVIAPDGYQLQKDGSPVFDEGWAQETTLDVEWAHAIAPGANIVLVVAKTNYDTDMLSATKYAVDHNLGDVISQSFGENESCMDPTLLGQEHQVFADATAKNMTIFASAGDYGATQGSCDGKSFVKAASSPATDPLVTAVGGTELHAASYCLAQLGCDPTKNPAAGAYQGEIVWNESAIGGEATGGGFSVVYDEPFNQQGTLNGGKQRGAPDVSYNAAVYHGVLVNFRGGWWLFGGTSAGSPQWAAITAIADQKAGHNLGFINAALYQLSQARPAYATSFFDVTSGNNSFAGVTGFNAGPGWDAATGLGSPSAAQIATQLAQFVSAGDGAAAINSSKPHANNKPTTTGHVTAH
- the trxB gene encoding thioredoxin-disulfide reductase; this encodes MDNSVRNVVILGSGCSGLTAAIYAARANLNPLVLEGHEPGGQLSMTTLVENFPGFPDGIQGPELIENIKKQAARFGTDYKIGHLVSADFTKRPFVLNLEDQQLLTRTLIIASGASARWLGLPSEHALIGHGVSSCATCDGFFFSGKEITVIGGGDSAMEEALFLTRFASKVTIIHRRDVFRASKIMIERARQHPKIEFLIDTVVDEVHDVQKKEVTGLRLRNLKTGAQWDFPTSAMFLGIGHEPNAKWINGQLDTDPDGYLLTKNYVFTKVPGVFACGDVQDRRYRQAISAAGTGCMAAMEVEKFLEEEGR
- a CDS encoding carboxypeptidase regulatory-like domain-containing protein: MSSACFDPGSTTVRRISQSLVAALMFIALAVGAFGQVSQGTLSGTTSDPSGAVLTNSKITATNTATGETFNTTSNGDGLFVFPLLPVGPYKVAAAHDGFNTLTQNVQITVGSKIDLSLKLPLATGVQSVQVTAEAPVVETTRTSQSDTVGDRQIANLPTNGRNFLDFTLLTPGVVRDVRGGDLSFAGQRGTLNSLTVDGTDNNNTFFGQTLGRTGSGRAPYQFSQDAVQEFQVNTNGYSAELGRAGGAVINVVTKSGTNNFHGTAFEFFRDRGLNANDPIYSLQRAFAAGAGKPLPLKPGYHFNQFGGNVGGPIKKDKLFFFFDYDGQRNVTGNPVLVTLPTPVGPAQTAAVNYLASRINNYDRTFNQDVYLGKGDWNINDRHQLSARYNAQRFTGQGLENSGTTSAFEHTGASLVNSDSFNAQLTSTLRPTLVNVLKFSYQRDSEPGQANSINPEAQVRFSGQTLFVGRNSFSPRETTIHRQEYGDTVSYVWGRHSFKLGADELVDKILNFFPGNFSGSYTFVNLDDFGNSLLGQPAKTAGDSFLEAFPGAGTTGATTHPDLLQQAYFVQDDYRVSNRLTLNLGLRYDLETVKQPTVQNPAALAAGLDTSKIPNDHNNIAPRLGFAWQPFDNAQTVVRGGYGIFFANTPSIMYGTALSNNGINVQTLTLTVGTGPTNVTQLPVSYPNTLCGAPQANSGCAPPTGFATATPSILLFAKNYQQPYVEQYNLAVERQIAADTSVTLAYTGVHGVHIQRTRDINLSSAETPATAVVAGTGATLTYNKFPAARPIGGFSRIFEFESNAGSNYNGLSLELNKRFAHNFQVLTSYTWSHVIDDRPDATAVVPGTDDGKMVYDPLHISLDRASGDDDVRNRFILSGVWQLDHYTQGMNGYERALLGGWELAGAFNAQSGQPYTALVSSDLNADGNSRNERAPGTVRNQFRMPAIYTFDPRITRNVTITEHAKLQLIAEAFNLFNHQNITAVKNTLYATSTTACGAVPTGTSCLLPQTLANGAGVNTFGLASAAAINNNGANVGRVLQLAAKITF
- a CDS encoding GTP-binding protein, whose amino-acid sequence is MSTVARAALTAEEFLYSEQQKDLLRLVTAGSVDDGKSTLLGRLLYDSQSVYEDQLHAVKRASRGGLELALLTDGLRAEREQGITIDVAYRYFSTAKRKFILADTPGHEQYTRNMATGASTADLAILLVDASRGIQPQSKRHAFIIGLLGIRHLVVLINKMDLVEYSEAVFLSLRKQLLDALQDFDFETVEFFPVSANSGVNVVHRSSVTPWFKGPALLDYLESVDLQKAEHSQPFRLPVQLVQRTSQFRGYSGQIAAGTVSVGDEVIVLPSRRRTRVKSIVTYDGELHSASAPQSVTLTVGDEIDISRGDVLASSSDTPQTTQALRAQLIWFSEQPLDSTRKYLLKHTSQMTRARVQVETKLDIHSLRSDSARSLNMNDIGTVAIEADRTIIFDGYAQNRRTGSFILIDPDSNNTIAAGMIVEALHAPGESRSRDAGLVVRLSSNDPILDVLQNYAAGSAVSDLVIVSNWNRRAIDLLAGAGIHVVVENDGEEAVPGQFPRASVDELLRKLRIS